AGGCACCCCCGTGGGAGGCGGGCATCCGCACCCTGTACGCCAACCTCGCCCACCGCGGCCTGCTGGGGACGACGACGCCTTGACGCCGTACGCGGATACGCGTGGCCGCCCTGACGCCCTGACGCCCTGACGCCCTGACGCCCTGACGCCCTGACGCCCTGACGCCCTGACGCCCTGACGCCCTGACGCCTCAGGATGTCCCTCGATGGGCGCCCCGGCATCCGGCATCTCCCCCTTTCCCCGCACACCCGCCCCAGGGTAGGCCGCCCCGCTGACACGCACGCCTCGCCCACGGCGGGCCGGCCGCCACGCACCCGCCCCCGGCCGCGCCCCGCCCTCACCCCCGCGGCGGACGGCCCGCCAGCGCGTCGAGTTCCGTACGCCCCAGCCCCGTTCGGTCCGCGACCTCCGCCTCGTCCACCGCCCCGCAGTCCAGGCCCCGCAGCAGGAAGCCGCTCAGCGCCCGCGCCGTCGCGGGCTCGTCCAGTACGGCACCGGCACCCGCACCGGCCCCCGCCCCTCCCTCCGTCCCTCCCAGGCGCCCCGCGTACGCCGTCAGCCTGGCGCACGCCGCGTCCAGCCCTTCGCGGCAGAACGCGTACACCGCCGCGTACCGCGTCGGCAGGTGGCCCGGGTGCATGTCCCAGCCCTGGTAGTACGCGCGCGCCAACGACCGCCGCACCAGGCCGTAGTGCAGCCGCCAGGCCGCGTGCACCTGCGCCGTGCCGCCCACCGGCAGCACGTTCGTCGAGCCGTCGGAGAGCCGCACGCCCGTGCCCGCCGCGGCCGCCTGCATCACGGCCTTCGCGTGGTCCGCCACCGGGTGGTCCATCGACTGGTGCGCCGCGCTCACCCCGCACGCCGCGCTGTAGTCGAACGTGCCGTAGTGCAGCCCCGTCGCCCGCCCGCCCGCCGCGTCGATCATCCGCGCGACCGTGGCGCGGCCGTCCGCGCCGAGGATCGCCTGCGTCGTCTCGATCTGGATCTCGAAGCCGAGCCGCCCCGCCGCGAGCCCGTGCACCCGCTCGAACTCCCCCAGCAGCGCCGCCATCGCGCTCACCTGCTCCGGGTACGTGACCTTCGGCAGCGTCAGCACCAGCCCGTCCGGCAGCGTGCCGCCGCCCGCCCGCAGCAGCGCGGTGAGGAAGAGGTCGAGCGTGCGGATGCCGCGGTCGCGGACGGCGGCCTCCAGGCACTTGGCGCGGATGCCGGCGTACGGCGGGGCCCCGCCACCGGCGGCGGCCTCCGCGACGAGCCGGGCGGCGGCCACCGCCGCGGCGTCCTCCTCGTCGTCGGGGCGCGGCCCGTAGCCGTCCTCGAAGTCGACGCGCAGGTCCTCGACCGGCTCGCGCGCGAGCTTGGCGCGCACCCGGTCGTAGACCTCGGCCGCCGCCCCCGCCGGCAGCCCGAGCGCGGCGGCCAGCACGCCGGCGTCCGGCGCGTGCGCGTCGAGGGCGTCGAGGGCCTGACGGCCCCACTCCGTTACGGTACCGGCGCCGAAGGCGTCGGCGGGGACGTAGACGGTGTGCACGGGCTGGCGGGTTCCGGGGTCGCCGGGGTACCGGCGGGCGAGTTCGGCGTCGACGGGGGCGAGGGCGGCGGCGATCCGGGCCCGTACGGGGGCGCCGATCGACGTCGCGGCCGGGTCGTCCTGCGCCACCATGCACCTCCCGGTGTTCAACAAAACGTTGAAGGCGAACGTATCCGGGCGTCCGCGAACCGTCAACGGACAGTGCTCACACCCTGCGAGCCGCCGCCGCGCCGCGCCGGGTCGCCGCCCACAGCACGAACCCGAGCCCGCTGAACCCGGCGCCCAGCGCGCAGACGGCGCCCCATCCGGCCGCCGCGTAGAGCGAGGTCGCGGCGATGGCGCCGGTGGCGCTGCCGACCGAGTAGAAGACCATGTAGCCGCCGATGAGGCGGCTGCCGGCGTCAGGGCGCAGCGCGTAGATCAGGGTCTGGTTGGTGACGTGGACCGCCTGCACCGCGAGGTCGAGCAGGATCACCCCGGCGACCAGCGCCCCCGGCGAGCTGCCCGTGAAGGCCAGGGGCAGCCACGAGACGGCGAGTAGCGCCAGGGCGGCGCCGGTGGTCCGCCCGGAGAGCCCGCGGTCGTGCAGGCGGCCCGCCGCGGACGCGGCCAGGGCGCCGACGACGCCGATCAGGCCCAGCATCCCGATGGCGCTGTGCGACAGGGGGTAGGGCTCCTCGCTGAGCGGCCGCGCGACGCTGCTCCACAGGGTGCTGAACGCGGCGAATACCAGGAGCCCGAAGAGCGCGCGGAGCCGCAGCAGCGGTTCCCCTGCGAACAAGGTGACGGTGGAGCGCAGGAGTTGCCCGTAGCGCAGGGTCGCAGGCGGGGTGGCGCCGTGCCGCGGCAGCACGCGGTGCAGGACCAGGGCGAGCAGGGCGGTGAGCGAGGCGGAGGCGAGGTAGACGGAGCGCCAGCCCGCGAGGTCGGCCAGGACGCCGGAGACGGTACGGGCGAGCAGGATGCCGATGACCACGCCGCCGGTGACCAGCCCGACGACCCGGCCGCGCGCGGCGGGCGGGGCCAGCGACGCGGCGAAGGCCACCAGGGTCTGCGTGACGACCGCGAGCAGCCCCATCGCGGCCGTCCCCGCGAGCAGCACCGCCGCGGTGGGCGCGGCCGCCACCACGGTCAGGGCCACCACCAGGAGCAGGAGTTGGGCCACGACGAGCCGTCTGCGGTCGGCCATGTCGCCGAGCGGCACGAGGAGGAAGAGCCCGAGCCCGTATCCGACGTGCGTGAGGGTGACGATGCCGCCGACGAGCCCCGGGCTCATGGCGAGGTCGTCGCCCATGGCCACCAGGAGCGGCTGGGAGAAGTAGACGTTGGCCACCGCGGCACCGCAGGCGACGGCGAAGAGCATGACGACGCCCCGGGACAGGGCGGGTTCCTCGTCGCTGCGGGCCGCGCCCCGGCGGGTCGCGGCGTCGGCACTGCCGGGCATGGGCGCTCCCTCAAGCTGGTTTCATCTTGCCACCAGCGAGACGGTAGTCCGGCTTGGTAGCATGTTGCAACCGACTTCGAGAGGGGGCCGCCATGGTGGCCAGGACGCGCTTCGACGACAGCGAATGCCCCGTCGCCCGCTCGGTGGACGCGATCGGCGACTGGTGGTCGCTGCTCATCGTGCGGGACGCGTTCGACGGCAGCAGACGGTTCGGGGAGTTCCAGCGCAGCCTCGGGGTGGCGAAGAACATCCTCACCGCGCGGCTGCGCACCCTCGTCGACGGCGGCGTCCTCGCCTCCGTCCCCGCCTCGGACGGCAGCGCCTACCGCGAGTACGTGCTGACGCCGAAGGGGGAGGCGCTCTTCCCCGTCATCGTGGCGCTGCGGCAGTGGGGCGAGGAGAACGCCTTCGCGCCCGGCGAACCGCATTCGGAGCTGCTCGACCGGCGGGAGGGGCGGCGTCTGCGCGGGCTGGAGGTGCTGTCGGCGGACGGGCGGCGGCTGGGTCCCGGCGAGACCGAGGTACGCAAGGTCTCCACCGGTTGATCCGCGGGTGACACCGTTGCCGGGGCGTCAGGACCAGGCGCCCGCGAGCCAGGCGAGCCAGAGCGCGACCGGCACCGCGAACGTCAGCAGGCGCAGCGCGCCGTCCGCCGTCGCGGCGGCGGCGCGGTGCGGCGGCCAGGGCAGGGGGCGTACGTCGGGATCCGTGGCCGGCAGCGGGGTTCCGGCGGCCGCGGCGGCCGTCGCCGCCAGGGACGCGGCGGCGCGTCCGGCCGGAGTCAGCTCGTCCGGTGCGTCACCGGGGGCGCCCGCGCCGTCCACACCACCGGAGCCGGCCGGATCGTCACCCGGCGGCACCTCCGCGCCCAACTCCCCGGCCAGGTCCGCGAGGAGCGCCCGCTGCCGGGCGCCCGTGCCCCGGTCCGGCTTCCCGCCCGGCCGGTCCGCGCGGGATGCGCCGGGGGCGCCGGCCCGGAGCACGAACGCGGACGCCTCGTCGTACACGACGTACAGCGCCCCGCCGTCCCGCCCGGGACCCGACGCGACCGCCGTCAGCAGCGCCGCGTCCCGGTCCGCCGCGCGCAGCAGGGCCGCCGCACCGCGCAGCGCGGCCGCCGCCTCCGCCCCGCCCAGGACCCGGCCCCCGCCCGCGACCGTCGTACGCACCGCCGCCCCAGCCGCACCGCCCGGCGCCACCAGCGACGCCGCACCCCGCCCGGCGAGCACCCAACTGCCGCCCCGCGGCCGGAACCCGCGCCGCCGCAGCCAGTACCCCGCCACGCTCGCCGCGCCCACGACGGCCGCCGCTCCGAGCAGCCACGGCACCGGCACGTCCCCGGTGATCCGCAGCAGCACCAGCAGGGCGTACGCCGCCGTGAACCGCGGCCAGGTGCCCGGCAGCCCGCCGTACGGCGGGCTCCACTCCCGTGCACCCCGCGGCAGCCAGGCGTACGGGCTCGTGCCACCGCTCCCGCTCATGCGCCGCATCCTCCCACGCGCCGTACACCCCCCACCACGGCACGACCGCGGTGCCCCCGTCCGTGACTGCTCCGCGCACGCGGAAGGGCCCACACCGCGGGCCCTTCCGGACGGCAGTGAGCACTGCGGGCGCGCCTCGCCGCGCCCGCCGCGCTCAGCCCTTGCGGGCCTTGACCTCCTCGGTGAGCTGCGGGACGACTGCGAACAGGTCGCCGACGACGCCGTAGTCCACGAGGTCGAAGATCGGCGCCTCGTTGTCCTTGTTCACGGCCACGATCGTCTTCGACGTCTGCATGCCGGCCCGGTGCTGGATCGCGCCGGAGATGCCGGCCGCGATGTAGAGCTGCGGCGAGACGGTCTTGCCGGTCTGGCCGACCTGGTGCGAGTGCGGGTACCAGCCCGCGTCCACCGCCGCCCGGGAGGCGCCGACGGCCGCGCCGAGGGAGTCGGCCAGTTCCTCGATGATGCGGAAGTTCTCCGCGCCGTTGACGCCGCGGCCGCCGGAGACGACGATCGCCGCCTCGGTCAGGTCGGGACGGCCCGTCGACTCGCGCGGGGTCCGGCCCACCACCTTCGTACCGGCGGCGGACTCGCCGAAGCCGAACGTCAACTGCTCCACGGCGCTCTCGACGGGGGCGGCCTCGGGGGCGGCGGAGTTGGGCTTGACGGTGATGACAGGGGTGCCGCGCGAGACGCGCGAGCGGGTGGTGAACGCCGCGGCGAACACGGCCTGCGTGGTGACCGGACCTCCCCCAGAGGCTTCGCCCTGGGCGGTGCTGCCCCCATCACCGGCCTCGACGTCCACGGCGTCGGTGATGATGCCGGAGCCGATCCGCACCGCGAGGCGGGCGCCGATCTCCTTGCACTCCACCGACGACGGCAGCAGCACGGCGGCCGGCTGCACGGCGTCGTACGCGGCCTTCAGCGCGTCGACCTTCGGTACGACGAGGTAGTCGGCGAACTCGGCGGCGTCGGCCGTCAGCACGCGCACCGCACCGTGCTCGGCGAGCACGGGCGCCGCGGCGTCGACGCCGGGGCCCAGGTGGACGGCGACCGGGTCGCCGATGCGGCGGGCGAGGGTCAGCAGTTCGAGCGTCGGCTTGCGCACGGCACCGTCGACGTGGTCGACGTAGACGAGGACTTCAGTCATGGATCTCGTTCTCCTGCGATACGAGGGCGGAAGGCGGAACGGCGAAGGGGGTGCGGGGACTCAGATGAACTTCTGGCCCGCGAGGAACTCGGCGAGCTGCTTGCCGCCCTCGCCCTCGTCCTTGACGACCGTGCCGGCGGTGCGCTCCGGGCGCTTCGTGGCGTCCTCGACCTTCGTCCAGGCGCCCGCCAGGCCGACGTCCCCGGCGTCGATGCCCAGGTCGTCCAGGTCCAGGGTCTCCACCGGCTTCTTCTTCGCCGCCATGATGCCCTTGAACGACGGGTAACGGGCCTCGCCCGACTGGTCGGTCACGGACACGACGGCCGGCAGCGCCGCCTCCAACTGCTCGCTCGCGGCGTCGCCGTCGCGGCGGCCGGTCACCTTGCCGTCGGCGACGGCGACGGCGGAGAGCTGGGTCACCTGGGGCACGCCCAGGCGCTCGGCGAGGATCGCGGGCAGCACGCCCATGGTGCCGTCGGTGGAGGCCATGCCGCAGACGACGAGGTCGTAGCCGACGTGCTCGACGGCCTTGGCCAGGACGAGCGAGGTGCCCATGACATCGGTGCCGTGCAACTCGTCGTCCTCGACGTGCACGGCCTTGTCGGCGCCCATGGACAGGCCCTTGCGCAGCGCGTCGCGCGCATCCTCGGGGCCCACGGTCAGCACCGTGATCTCCGCGTCGTCGGCGGCCTCGGAGATCTGCAGGGCCTGTTCGACCGCATACTCGTCCAGCTCCGACAGCAGGCCGTCGACGGCCTCGCGGTCGGTGGTCAGGTCATCGGAGAAGTGCCGGTCGCCGGTGGCGTCGGGCACGTACTTCACACAGACAACGATCCTCAAGCTCACGCCGGCTCTCCTACCGCTTCGTATCGAGACACTGCCGTGCTGGCAGCATAGGCGCCATCGACGGCTGCCACCGGGCGGATCCGGTGGTCGCCGTCCAGTTTATTACTCGCCAGTAAACCCGTGCGGGCGCCCTTCGCTCAAGGTCGCCCGGCTGTGACATTTCCTACCCGTTCCGCCCGCCCCTGCTCCCCCGTGATCGCCTCACCCAGCGCGGCGATGACGTCGGCCTTGCGCGGCAGGCCCGCCGCGCGGCGCACCACCCGGCCGTCCGCGTCCAGCACGAGCACCGTCGGCGTGCGCGTCACCTCCAGCCTGCGGACGAGCCCGAGGTGGCTCTCGGCGTCCACGTCCGCGTACGCCACGCCCGCGACCATGCCCGCCACGTCCGCGAG
The Streptomyces sp. CNQ-509 DNA segment above includes these coding regions:
- a CDS encoding aldolase/citrate lyase family protein, with protein sequence MVAQDDPAATSIGAPVRARIAAALAPVDAELARRYPGDPGTRQPVHTVYVPADAFGAGTVTEWGRQALDALDAHAPDAGVLAAALGLPAGAAAEVYDRVRAKLAREPVEDLRVDFEDGYGPRPDDEEDAAAVAAARLVAEAAAGGGAPPYAGIRAKCLEAAVRDRGIRTLDLFLTALLRAGGGTLPDGLVLTLPKVTYPEQVSAMAALLGEFERVHGLAAGRLGFEIQIETTQAILGADGRATVARMIDAAGGRATGLHYGTFDYSAACGVSAAHQSMDHPVADHAKAVMQAAAAGTGVRLSDGSTNVLPVGGTAQVHAAWRLHYGLVRRSLARAYYQGWDMHPGHLPTRYAAVYAFCREGLDAACARLTAYAGRLGGTEGGAGAGAGAGAVLDEPATARALSGFLLRGLDCGAVDEAEVADRTGLGRTELDALAGRPPRG
- a CDS encoding MFS transporter, producing MPGSADAATRRGAARSDEEPALSRGVVMLFAVACGAAVANVYFSQPLLVAMGDDLAMSPGLVGGIVTLTHVGYGLGLFLLVPLGDMADRRRLVVAQLLLLVVALTVVAAAPTAAVLLAGTAAMGLLAVVTQTLVAFAASLAPPAARGRVVGLVTGGVVIGILLARTVSGVLADLAGWRSVYLASASLTALLALVLHRVLPRHGATPPATLRYGQLLRSTVTLFAGEPLLRLRALFGLLVFAAFSTLWSSVARPLSEEPYPLSHSAIGMLGLIGVVGALAASAAGRLHDRGLSGRTTGAALALLAVSWLPLAFTGSSPGALVAGVILLDLAVQAVHVTNQTLIYALRPDAGSRLIGGYMVFYSVGSATGAIAATSLYAAAGWGAVCALGAGFSGLGFVLWAATRRGAAAARRV
- a CDS encoding helix-turn-helix domain-containing protein, which produces MVARTRFDDSECPVARSVDAIGDWWSLLIVRDAFDGSRRFGEFQRSLGVAKNILTARLRTLVDGGVLASVPASDGSAYREYVLTPKGEALFPVIVALRQWGEENAFAPGEPHSELLDRREGRRLRGLEVLSADGRRLGPGETEVRKVSTG
- a CDS encoding electron transfer flavoprotein subunit alpha/FixB family protein; the encoded protein is MTEVLVYVDHVDGAVRKPTLELLTLARRIGDPVAVHLGPGVDAAAPVLAEHGAVRVLTADAAEFADYLVVPKVDALKAAYDAVQPAAVLLPSSVECKEIGARLAVRIGSGIITDAVDVEAGDGGSTAQGEASGGGPVTTQAVFAAAFTTRSRVSRGTPVITVKPNSAAPEAAPVESAVEQLTFGFGESAAGTKVVGRTPRESTGRPDLTEAAIVVSGGRGVNGAENFRIIEELADSLGAAVGASRAAVDAGWYPHSHQVGQTGKTVSPQLYIAAGISGAIQHRAGMQTSKTIVAVNKDNEAPIFDLVDYGVVGDLFAVVPQLTEEVKARKG
- a CDS encoding electron transfer flavoprotein subunit beta/FixA family protein: MSLRIVVCVKYVPDATGDRHFSDDLTTDREAVDGLLSELDEYAVEQALQISEAADDAEITVLTVGPEDARDALRKGLSMGADKAVHVEDDELHGTDVMGTSLVLAKAVEHVGYDLVVCGMASTDGTMGVLPAILAERLGVPQVTQLSAVAVADGKVTGRRDGDAASEQLEAALPAVVSVTDQSGEARYPSFKGIMAAKKKPVETLDLDDLGIDAGDVGLAGAWTKVEDATKRPERTAGTVVKDEGEGGKQLAEFLAGQKFI
- a CDS encoding thioredoxin family protein produces the protein MADGTTERAAAERAGAEQPVERLTAADLDVRELGERATLVQFSSAFCRPCAATRRILADVAGMVAGVAYADVDAESHLGLVRRLEVTRTPTVLVLDADGRVVRRAAGLPRKADVIAALGEAITGEQGRAERVGNVTAGRP